One window of Microcoleus vaginatus PCC 9802 genomic DNA carries:
- a CDS encoding esterase-like activity of phytase family protein — translation MSQRWHKSKLFNKSNKIKITALSNYGDLKTLGDCILRLFSLALILLTVCTACAPPPAVARDRSFPEMSLEFLGEYQLPKMNFEGAPVGGLSGITYDPKGISAVNSKAYRFYALSDDPSENGEARFYSLRLDLTSSDPANIRLKKVAVEGVTSLKKAEGETFSWGSINPEGIALSPRNSVFVASEGVTHVGIPPFLGEFDLKTGQMRGKLPIPKRYIPDASDEKQQQGVVDNLGFESLTIDPETFSPGGLDPFRLFAATEAPLMQDLDPEQASKLRLLHYVIVDKTPQLVSENLYTLDQVPMTILNGLTELVTVGGGQILSLERSFGLSGYSARIYQVAVGAATDTSRIQSFKGRLAVEPVKKKLLLDLSQLGIPLYNLEGMTLGPRLPDGSQSVVLVSDDNFDEAQKTQFLLFSLKGQG, via the coding sequence ATGTCACAAAGATGGCACAAAAGCAAACTGTTCAACAAGAGCAACAAAATAAAAATTACCGCACTGAGCAATTATGGCGATTTAAAGACGCTGGGCGATTGCATTTTACGCTTATTCAGTCTAGCCCTAATACTTTTAACTGTTTGCACAGCTTGCGCCCCCCCTCCCGCAGTTGCTAGAGACCGCTCTTTTCCAGAAATGTCCCTAGAATTTTTGGGCGAGTACCAATTGCCAAAAATGAATTTTGAAGGAGCACCAGTCGGCGGTTTGTCAGGAATTACCTACGACCCCAAAGGTATTAGCGCAGTCAATTCCAAAGCTTATCGCTTTTACGCTCTTTCCGACGACCCCAGCGAAAACGGAGAAGCGAGATTTTACAGTCTCAGACTCGACCTCACATCAAGCGATCCAGCAAATATTCGCCTGAAAAAAGTTGCCGTTGAAGGCGTTACCTCCCTCAAAAAAGCAGAGGGTGAAACCTTCTCTTGGGGTTCCATCAATCCCGAAGGCATCGCCCTTTCTCCCCGCAACTCAGTATTTGTCGCCAGCGAAGGCGTTACTCATGTTGGCATCCCTCCTTTTCTCGGAGAATTCGACCTCAAAACAGGGCAAATGCGGGGAAAATTGCCGATACCAAAGCGCTATATTCCCGATGCCAGCGATGAAAAACAGCAGCAAGGAGTGGTGGACAATTTAGGTTTTGAATCTTTAACCATCGACCCAGAAACCTTTAGTCCCGGCGGTCTAGATCCATTTCGTTTGTTCGCAGCTACGGAAGCGCCGTTAATGCAAGATTTAGACCCCGAACAGGCAAGCAAACTCCGTCTTTTACATTATGTCATCGTCGATAAAACGCCGCAATTAGTCTCAGAAAATCTTTACACACTAGACCAAGTTCCCATGACTATTTTGAACGGTTTAACAGAATTAGTAACTGTCGGTGGCGGTCAGATTCTGAGTTTAGAACGTTCTTTTGGGCTGTCGGGATACAGCGCTAGGATTTATCAAGTAGCAGTTGGGGCGGCTACAGATACTTCGAGAATCCAGAGTTTCAAAGGGCGATTGGCGGTCGAACCTGTTAAGAAAAAGTTGCTGCTCGACTTAAGCCAACTCGGAATCCCGCTATATAATTTAGAGGGAATGACCCTCGGTCCGCGCTTGCCAGACGGCAGCCAGAGTGTAGTTTTGGTCAGTGACGACAATTTTGATGAAGCGCAGAAAACTCAGTTTCTTTTATTTAGCTTGAAGGGCCAAGGTTAG
- a CDS encoding tetratricopeptide repeat protein produces the protein MQNLMFPEEMPNRGNQILRMRSSVPIGCLLFLWLCAGSIASAQTNPPGLDQFSPNPLEITTPDPLTPASESLSSTQRDELTAALEQLNLEAATKLQAGDGAGAFEIWFRELRLRRYLGPAAEIAALSRVGSVAWSNGKNLELQLITKRLQAIQKEVKSQVPLNTELLPAFAAAFQQVRAKGATVEVYQEILENARQNQDILAQGQILKAIGLIHINWLSYDKAAPVYEELATLIQENRALFAANSAVNSAVVAGNGAPPQPVTPPTEVDALRQLAYVYQQSKQPLKAIAAREKLASVYLNLQNPSAIPPIKMAIASDYQTIGQINLAAQYYQEAYNLAVPIQQYAQASEALDKLALLYRAQKQWEQTLRIYQMQLLLEERAYNFYGVMNTYDNIGQVYQEMKAYDKALESYQKGLDVAKRLGHRQEYFAKKIQKVNKQLQRTS, from the coding sequence ATGCAAAACTTGATGTTTCCAGAAGAGATGCCGAATCGCGGCAACCAAATTTTGAGAATGAGAAGTTCTGTGCCAATTGGGTGCTTGCTTTTCTTGTGGCTGTGTGCTGGTTCTATTGCTAGCGCCCAAACTAATCCACCAGGCCTCGATCAATTTTCCCCTAATCCTCTCGAAATTACCACACCCGATCCCCTAACTCCCGCCAGTGAATCTTTGAGCAGCACTCAGCGGGACGAACTGACAGCGGCTTTGGAGCAGTTAAACTTAGAAGCAGCGACTAAACTGCAAGCTGGAGACGGCGCGGGTGCTTTTGAAATTTGGTTCCGAGAATTGCGGCTGCGGAGGTATCTGGGGCCGGCGGCGGAAATTGCTGCTTTGAGTCGGGTGGGAAGTGTTGCTTGGAGTAACGGTAAAAACCTCGAACTACAGCTTATTACCAAACGGTTGCAAGCAATTCAAAAAGAAGTCAAATCCCAAGTACCACTTAATACTGAGTTGCTCCCGGCCTTCGCTGCGGCTTTTCAGCAGGTGCGCGCTAAAGGCGCGACTGTAGAAGTTTACCAAGAAATTCTCGAAAATGCGCGCCAAAACCAAGATATATTGGCTCAAGGTCAGATTTTGAAGGCGATCGGGCTAATTCACATCAATTGGTTGAGTTACGATAAAGCGGCTCCGGTGTATGAGGAATTGGCAACTTTAATTCAGGAAAACCGCGCTTTATTTGCTGCTAATTCTGCTGTGAATTCTGCTGTAGTTGCGGGAAACGGTGCGCCGCCGCAACCTGTAACTCCTCCAACTGAGGTAGATGCTCTGAGACAGTTGGCTTACGTTTACCAGCAGTCGAAACAACCCCTAAAGGCGATCGCAGCCCGGGAAAAACTAGCATCGGTGTATTTGAACCTGCAAAACCCGAGTGCTATACCACCGATTAAAATGGCGATCGCCAGCGATTATCAAACCATAGGTCAAATCAATTTAGCAGCTCAATACTATCAGGAAGCATACAATTTAGCCGTCCCCATTCAACAGTATGCCCAAGCTAGCGAAGCTTTGGATAAATTAGCATTGCTTTATCGAGCGCAAAAGCAGTGGGAGCAGACTTTGCGGATTTATCAAATGCAGTTGCTGTTAGAAGAGCGGGCTTACAATTTCTACGGAGTGATGAACACTTATGACAATATCGGTCAAGTTTATCAGGAGATGAAGGCTTACGATAAAGCTTTGGAATCCTATCAAAAAGGGTTGGACGTGGCTAAAAGATTGGGACACAGACAAGAGTATTTTGCTAAGAAAATTCAAAAAGTTAACAAGCAATTGCAAAGGACTTCGTAG
- a CDS encoding N-acetyltransferase: MQEIETPRLYLRQFTPDDLDDLYRIYSDPEIMKYITGVKTREATEIAIYTMLKRWEENNFGMWAVVHKIDRKMIGRCGLGFLDRTSEVELGYALDKVYWNQGLATEASFASLNYGFEILQLDRIVAIARPENIASQRVIQKVGMKYEKNAHFYETDVVYYSLSRETYHSKVVL, encoded by the coding sequence ATGCAAGAAATAGAGACACCCCGATTGTACCTGAGACAATTTACGCCCGACGACTTAGATGATCTGTACCGCATCTACAGCGATCCGGAAATAATGAAATACATCACAGGAGTTAAAACTAGAGAAGCAACAGAAATCGCCATTTATACCATGCTCAAACGTTGGGAAGAAAACAACTTCGGAATGTGGGCTGTAGTACATAAAATAGACCGTAAAATGATTGGTCGCTGCGGACTTGGTTTTCTGGACAGGACATCGGAAGTTGAGCTAGGCTATGCACTCGACAAAGTTTATTGGAATCAAGGATTGGCGACAGAAGCATCTTTTGCTAGTCTCAACTATGGATTTGAAATATTACAGCTTGATAGAATAGTTGCGATCGCCCGCCCAGAAAATATCGCCTCCCAGCGGGTGATACAGAAAGTTGGCATGAAATATGAAAAAAATGCTCATTTTTACGAAACTGATGTAGTATATTATTCTCTATCGCGAGAAACTTACCACTCAAAAGTAGTTTTGTAG
- a CDS encoding ABC transporter ATP-binding protein, giving the protein MTISSPVADTKNQPRRETDWRLFMRLASYATRSKRLLIISIALLVPLAVSGAIQPILIGQAISVIRSEPTYEFLRGLSLSAALNILAILLMLTITLRLALQSLQGYLVTKVGQIITTDIRNDLFAHVTSLAVRFFDRTPVGKLMTRLTSDVEALGEVFSSGAIGIVSDLFSILVIAIFMFTMQWQLALMLVLMMIPITAVIIYFQYQYRIANYNTREELSDLNAQLQENLTGIGVVQLFRRERFNSELFRVTNKRYIKAVDKTIFYDSAVSATLEWIALVAIGAVLWMGGQRVLAGNLNFGTLSAFILFAQRLFDPLRQFAEKFTAIQAGFTAVERISDILNEPIEIKDPTSGKKEEGRGKKEEGRGKREEGRRAGYSPLLITGHPEATAYNLSQFDRELADNHQNGASSEYRLLPNNPKSPPASPTLLRGGENAKSQNSESGEIQFDNVWFAYKKDEYVLQNLNFTIKSGEKVALVGPTGAGKSSIIRLLCRLYEPSRGRILVNHVDIRDLPQAELRRHIGVIIQDGFLFAGDVKSNISLGESYSIEEIQAAAEKTNVARLIEQLPQGYDTQLRERGTNLSGGQKQLLAFARAAIRNPSILVLDEATASLDVGTEALIQEALERLMADRTAIIIAHRLSTIRNVDRILVLKRGQLVESGSHEELLQQEGLYASLYKLQMLGS; this is encoded by the coding sequence ATGACTATTTCCTCACCAGTAGCAGACACCAAAAACCAACCCCGTCGCGAAACAGACTGGCGGTTATTCATGAGGTTGGCATCTTACGCAACCCGCAGCAAACGCTTGTTGATTATTTCGATCGCACTATTAGTACCGCTAGCAGTCTCAGGAGCAATTCAACCCATTCTCATCGGACAGGCAATTTCGGTAATTCGCTCGGAACCTACCTACGAATTCTTGCGGGGATTGTCGCTATCTGCTGCATTGAATATTTTGGCTATTTTGCTGATGCTAACTATAACACTTAGATTAGCACTGCAATCACTTCAAGGCTATTTAGTCACGAAAGTAGGGCAAATAATTACTACAGATATTAGAAATGATTTGTTCGCCCACGTCACATCGCTAGCAGTGAGATTTTTCGATCGCACTCCTGTCGGTAAATTGATGACTCGCCTCACCAGCGATGTAGAAGCTTTGGGAGAGGTTTTCTCTTCAGGGGCGATCGGGATTGTCAGCGATTTATTTTCAATTTTAGTAATTGCCATTTTCATGTTTACCATGCAGTGGCAACTAGCTTTAATGTTGGTGCTGATGATGATACCAATTACCGCAGTTATAATTTATTTCCAGTACCAATATCGCATAGCAAATTACAATACGCGAGAAGAACTGTCCGATCTCAACGCACAACTGCAAGAAAACCTGACTGGTATTGGCGTAGTGCAGCTATTCCGCCGCGAAAGATTCAACTCAGAATTGTTTCGCGTCACAAATAAACGCTACATTAAAGCAGTTGACAAAACTATATTTTACGACTCAGCCGTATCTGCTACATTGGAATGGATTGCGTTAGTGGCGATTGGAGCCGTTTTGTGGATGGGTGGTCAAAGGGTTTTAGCCGGTAATCTTAACTTCGGTACTCTGTCTGCATTCATTTTATTTGCTCAGCGTCTCTTCGATCCGCTGCGGCAATTTGCAGAGAAATTCACTGCAATTCAAGCAGGATTTACCGCCGTCGAACGGATTAGCGATATTCTCAACGAACCGATCGAAATTAAAGATCCAACCAGCGGGAAGAAGGAAGAAGGAAGAGGGAAGAAGGAAGAAGGAAGAGGGAAGAGGGAAGAAGGAAGAAGGGCAGGTTATTCACCGTTGTTGATAACTGGACATCCAGAGGCAACTGCTTACAACTTGTCTCAGTTCGATCGAGAATTGGCAGATAATCATCAAAATGGAGCAAGTTCAGAATATCGTTTATTGCCTAACAATCCCAAATCCCCCCCCGCCAGCCCCACGTTGCTAAGGGGGGGAGAAAATGCCAAATCGCAGAATTCTGAATCGGGAGAAATCCAATTTGACAACGTTTGGTTTGCTTACAAAAAAGACGAATATGTCCTGCAAAACCTCAATTTCACCATCAAATCCGGCGAAAAAGTAGCATTAGTCGGCCCCACCGGTGCGGGCAAAAGTTCGATTATTCGTCTCCTGTGCCGCCTTTACGAACCTAGCCGAGGACGGATTCTGGTTAATCATGTCGATATTCGGGATTTGCCTCAAGCAGAGTTACGCAGGCATATAGGCGTGATTATCCAAGATGGCTTTCTATTTGCTGGTGACGTGAAGAGCAATATCAGCCTGGGAGAAAGTTACTCGATTGAGGAAATTCAAGCAGCAGCAGAAAAGACAAATGTTGCCCGTTTAATCGAACAGTTGCCTCAAGGCTATGATACGCAATTGCGGGAACGGGGGACGAATCTTTCGGGGGGACAAAAGCAATTATTAGCGTTTGCTCGCGCCGCTATTCGCAATCCCAGTATATTAGTTCTAGACGAGGCAACTGCTAGTTTGGATGTGGGGACGGAAGCTTTAATTCAAGAAGCTCTAGAGCGTTTGATGGCGGACAGAACGGCGATAATTATTGCCCACAGGCTCTCGACTATCCGAAATGTCGATCGCATTTTAGTGCTCAAACGCGGCCAATTAGTAGAGTCTGGCAGCCACGAAGAGTTGTTGCAGCAAGAAGGGTTGTATGCCAGTTTGTACAAGTTGCAAATGCTGGGAAGTTAA
- a CDS encoding nuclease, with protein MLDLTKAAKAMQGMSQHLNVEAQAARQRLEVAQNLLVKAAAEQEKLVELQENWRDRTLFNAATPIEPLDDRRYITAPPAAHTVFATDGSQISPNHHEIAYCYLLNVGTVMLHYGQSRHPVLDSVPEVFYKPEDLYGSRQWGIRTEEWMGYRRAVSEAIALAEMGCNWAKVNDNKLPAPALAMVDGSLIYWFLEQLPSEARDQILLPILEAWDKLRLAGIPLLGYLSASRSSESLSFLRFEACTHEVPDCMTNCPNVGFAATISFAEKAPCQEFEPLRDAILWATILSPGQRSPLWKSQARILDLYGVNSVYFCYVHVGTEIARIEVPEWVAQDTAQLDLALGMMLAQVHKGGGYPVTLAEAHNQAVVTGGDRSRFFALLEQQMIKAGLKNVGISYKETRKRGSIA; from the coding sequence ATGCTCGATTTAACTAAAGCAGCCAAGGCAATGCAGGGAATGAGCCAACATTTGAATGTGGAAGCTCAGGCCGCTCGCCAGCGTTTGGAAGTAGCTCAGAATTTGCTGGTAAAGGCTGCAGCGGAACAGGAAAAATTGGTGGAATTGCAAGAGAATTGGCGCGATCGCACTTTATTCAATGCTGCCACGCCGATCGAGCCCTTAGACGATCGCAGGTACATCACCGCACCCCCCGCCGCTCACACAGTCTTTGCCACAGACGGCTCGCAAATTTCCCCCAACCATCACGAAATAGCCTACTGCTACCTGCTAAACGTCGGCACAGTCATGCTGCACTACGGACAAAGCCGCCACCCAGTTTTAGACAGCGTACCCGAGGTTTTCTACAAACCCGAAGACTTGTACGGTTCGCGACAGTGGGGAATTAGAACCGAAGAATGGATGGGATATCGGCGAGCAGTTTCCGAAGCAATTGCCTTAGCAGAAATGGGCTGCAATTGGGCAAAAGTTAACGACAATAAATTGCCTGCACCAGCTTTAGCAATGGTAGACGGTTCCCTGATTTATTGGTTTTTGGAACAGTTACCCAGCGAAGCGCGCGATCAAATTTTGCTGCCAATTTTAGAAGCTTGGGACAAGTTGCGTTTAGCAGGAATTCCGCTGTTAGGATACTTAAGCGCTTCTCGCAGCAGCGAAAGCTTATCTTTTTTGCGGTTTGAAGCTTGCACTCACGAAGTACCAGACTGCATGACAAATTGCCCGAACGTCGGATTTGCCGCGACAATTTCTTTCGCCGAAAAAGCACCTTGTCAAGAATTTGAACCTTTGCGGGATGCCATATTGTGGGCAACAATCCTGTCACCGGGACAAAGAAGCCCTTTGTGGAAATCCCAAGCTCGAATTTTAGATTTGTACGGTGTTAATTCCGTCTATTTCTGTTACGTTCACGTTGGCACAGAAATTGCTAGAATAGAAGTGCCGGAATGGGTAGCCCAAGATACAGCACAGCTAGATTTAGCATTAGGAATGATGCTGGCTCAAGTACACAAAGGTGGCGGGTATCCGGTGACGCTAGCAGAAGCTCATAATCAAGCGGTAGTCACGGGGGGCGATCGAAGTCGCTTTTTTGCTTTGTTAGAGCAGCAAATGATTAAAGCCGGCTTAAAAAATGTCGGAATTTCTTATAAGGAAACACGGAAGCGCGGCAGTATTGCTTAA
- a CDS encoding HAD family hydrolase, whose product MANNFPTILALDFDGVICDGLIEYFQTAWRTYCQIWKPVETVPDPDLALSFYRVRPAIETGWEMPLLIRALLTGISPEQILLEWPNIVPYLLTENNLKAQSVGAMLDGLRDNWIAEDLAGWLSLHRFYPGVADRLHSLQKSSVKVAIVTTKEGRFVRELLQLAGVPMPSELIFGKEYNKPKHQILREFMAASGKDSAIWFVEDRLKTLLSVKQQPDLSQVRLFLADWGYNTLPERESVAQNPPVQLLSLSQFAGDFADWLPLEG is encoded by the coding sequence ATGGCTAATAATTTTCCGACAATTCTAGCTCTTGATTTTGACGGTGTGATTTGTGACGGACTAATTGAATATTTCCAAACCGCTTGGCGTACCTACTGTCAAATCTGGAAACCAGTCGAAACAGTGCCAGATCCAGATTTAGCTTTGAGTTTTTACCGAGTGCGGCCCGCCATCGAAACCGGTTGGGAAATGCCGCTGCTGATCCGCGCACTACTGACAGGAATTTCCCCAGAGCAAATTTTGCTAGAGTGGCCCAATATAGTACCGTATTTGTTGACCGAAAATAATTTAAAAGCGCAGTCGGTCGGTGCTATGTTAGACGGATTGCGCGATAATTGGATTGCTGAGGATTTAGCTGGGTGGCTGTCTTTGCACCGCTTTTATCCAGGGGTTGCCGATCGCCTGCACTCTTTGCAGAAGAGTTCGGTGAAAGTGGCGATCGTCACTACAAAGGAAGGCCGTTTTGTGCGGGAACTTTTGCAGTTAGCAGGCGTACCAATGCCGTCCGAGTTAATTTTTGGTAAGGAATACAACAAGCCTAAACACCAAATTTTGCGGGAATTTATGGCCGCGTCTGGCAAAGATTCGGCTATTTGGTTTGTGGAAGATCGGTTAAAAACTTTGCTGTCGGTGAAGCAGCAGCCGGATTTATCTCAGGTGAGGTTATTTTTGGCTGATTGGGGTTACAATACTTTGCCAGAACGGGAATCTGTGGCTCAAAATCCACCAGTTCAATTGCTTTCTCTGTCGCAGTTTGCCGGAGATTTTGCCGATTGGCTGCCGCTCGAAGGTTGA